From a single Nitrospirota bacterium genomic region:
- a CDS encoding type II toxin-antitoxin system RelE/ParE family toxin, protein MPFELRYHPDVKAVDIPLLNEKLKIRIKNAIETRLAVAPHQYGEPLRKTLKGYWKLRVGDYRVVFKIMSNEVWIFGIIHRKKAYEMIEKRA, encoded by the coding sequence TTGCCGTTTGAGCTTAGATACCACCCTGATGTTAAGGCTGTTGATATCCCCTTGCTCAATGAAAAACTCAAAATCCGCATTAAAAACGCCATAGAAACACGCCTTGCAGTTGCACCCCATCAATACGGCGAACCTTTAAGAAAAACCTTAAAAGGGTATTGGAAATTAAGGGTTGGGGATTACAGAGTGGTATTTAAGATAATGAGCAATGAAGTCTGGATATTTGGCATTATTCACAGAAAGAAAGCGTATGAGATGATTGAGAAAAGGGCATAA
- a CDS encoding antitoxin, RHH family protein, with product MPAKNPRINVVLEKPIYNSVRHLAEKEGVSLSLKVRDLVKEALEMEEDIALSKFAEKREKTFTKAKALKHSEVW from the coding sequence ATGCCGGCAAAAAATCCAAGAATTAATGTTGTGCTGGAAAAGCCGATTTACAACAGCGTCCGGCATCTTGCAGAAAAAGAAGGCGTATCACTTTCACTTAAGGTCCGTGATCTGGTAAAAGAGGCATTGGAAATGGAAGAAGATATAGCTCTGTCAAAATTTGCTGAAAAAAGGGAGAAAACCTTCACCAAAGCAAAAGCCTTAAAACATAGTGAGGTTTGGTAG